AGGATGTCTTTTATAAAAATATGCAGCGTTGCTGCGATTGTTCTGGCGGGGAGTATCAGTTTTGCTGCTGCCCGGGAGGCGACAGAGGCAGAAATGAAAATGCTGGGTGAGGCGGTGCAGGTCTATAAAACCGCGACAGAAAAAGGTGATGTTGACGGTGTTCTGGCTAAAGCCATGTCGGCCAGAATGTTTACGGAGACGGCTGCGTTCAGCAAGACCTTCGGTGAAGAAGCCACGGTGGAAGACCTGCGCGCTCAAACCCGTGATGTGCTTGTGCAGATGTCAAAACATATCGTAATCAGCGATGTTGATATCGTGCTGGAAAAAGCACAGGCCCGGGAACTGGATGATGGCACACCTTATTTTATCATGCCTTATGCCTATACTGTGAAGTCCGGCACGCAGAAGAAGAGAATTTCTCAGGATATGATTGCGGTTCTGGATGACGGGCAATGGTATCTGATAACTGTGTCAAACCCCCGGCAGAAAGCCGTGCTTGGCAAAGCCTATCCCGGTCTGGACAAGCTGGGCATTAAAAAGCCGCTGGTGACACCGGCGGATTAGAAGCAGCCTGCATGGCGGACATCATATTTTTATAAGCTTCTGCAAGAAAAACAAGGCAATACCCGTTATGGCGTGAGCCAAAACGGGTATTGTTTTATCTGTCAGACAACTTCAATTTTCACATCAACATTGCCGCGGGTGGCATGGGAATAAGGGCACATATCGTTGTGCGCACTCATAGCGACTTTTTCAGCCTGTGCTTTGTCAAGCCCGTCAAGATGGACAGAAAGCGTGACCGCCAGTTGAAAGCCGCCTTCCTTGCGCGGGCCGATGCTTACTTCCGCTGTGACAGAGGTTTCCGGCCCGGCTTTCAGGCCGGATTTTTGTGCGACAGCGCGGCAGGCTGATTCAAAGCAGGCGGCATAACCACAGGCAAACAGTGTTTCAGGGTTTGCGCCAACCTCACCCGGGCCGCCCATGGCTTTGGGCATGACAAGCGGCAGATCAACCGCGCCATCTTCTGAATGCACGCGTCCTGTACGGCCGCCTTTGGCTTGTGCTTTGGTGGTGTAAACGATTTTTTCGAGCATGGTTTTCCTGCCTTTCACAAAAGTTATTTTATTAAAGTCGCTTGCAGGGTGCAAAGTGACAGCAGCAGCTGTTGCTTTTTTACATTTGTGCATGCAAACCCCTGGCTGCAGGCAATGATAGCACAGATTCGGCTTGCCGGATGCAGAACAGCCGAAATTAAATTTTTTACAATTTCTCACAGGATATTGGTTAAAAAAGTGTTCTATAACAAAAAAGTGTAATGATTTTTCATGAAAAGTTTGCTAACTTTTTTGCCGCACCTCCCGTGGAGGCGGTGCGATCGGAAATGTCTTTTAAACCCTATGGAAAATCAGAATAACCTAATTCCTCCTGCTATGCAGCGTATGGACGGCAGAGCTGTTGTGTCGGTATGTCACCGTGATGATCAAACTGGCCTTGAACGGCTTTTTCAGCAAGGAGCAGCCAAGCTGCTTTTTCCGCAAGGCAGCGGGAATCAGTTTGAAATTGTGATGATCAATACAGCTGGCGGGATGACCGGCGGTGACAGTCTGGAATGGGAGATTACATCTGGAGCCAACACGTCTGTTGTTGTGACGACTCAGGCAGCGGAGAAAATTTACCGTGCGCTTGATGACACTCTGGCACAGATAAAAGTTCACCTTCGGGTTGAAGAGAAAGCACGGCTTTGCTGGTTGCCGCAGGAAACGATTTTGTTTGACTGCTCAGCCTGCATGCGGCGGCTGGAAGTGGATATGGCTGAGGATGCGGAACTGCTGCTGTGTGAGACAACTGTTTTGGGGCGGCAGGTGATGGGCGAGAAAATAACCCGGGCTGTGTTTCGTGATAACTGGGTTGTCCGGCGCAACAATCAGATCATCCATGCCGAGGCGCTGCATCTTGGGCCTGATGTTGAAAAGGAAATGATAGCTGCGGCCTTGCTGAATGGTTGCGGCGCTATGGCGAGCGTGTTGCTGGTTGCCTCTGACTGTGAGCGTTTTCTGAGCAGGGCGCGCGAGATTATCGGCCCGGGTGGCGGCATATCTTCATGGGAAGGCAAACTTCTGGCGCGGTTGTTCGACAGGGATGGATATTCGCTGCGCAAGCGGCTGGTTGCGCTGATTCAGCTGTTGAACGGCGTAGGAGGGACACCTGAAATTTGGTCAATTTAAGATGGATAGGGATATTTATGCATTTGACACCGAGAGAAAAAGACAAATTGCTGATTGCGACAGCAGCAATGGTAGCACGGCGGCGGCTGGAACGTGGCGTGCTGCTCAATCATCCTGAAACGATTGCCCTGATTACAGACTTTGTCGTGGAAGGCGCCCGCGAAGGG
This is a stretch of genomic DNA from Candidatus Tokpelaia hoelldoblerii. It encodes these proteins:
- a CDS encoding Peroxiredoxin, Ohr subfamily (bhsal04960); this translates as MLEKIVYTTKAQAKGGRTGRVHSEDGAVDLPLVMPKAMGGPGEVGANPETLFACGYAACFESACRAVAQKSGLKAGPETSVTAEVSIGPRKEGGFQLAVTLSVHLDGLDKAQAEKVAMSAHNDMCPYSHATRGNVDVKIEVV
- the ureA gene encoding Urease subunit gamma (bhsal04980); the encoded protein is MHLTPREKDKLLIATAAMVARRRLERGVLLNHPETIALITDFVVEGAREGRSVADLMEEGAHVLIRNQVMEGVADMIDNVQVEATFPDGTKLVTVHKPIR
- the ureD gene encoding Urease accessory protein UreD (bhsal04970); its protein translation is MQRMDGRAVVSVCHRDDQTGLERLFQQGAAKLLFPQGSGNQFEIVMINTAGGMTGGDSLEWEITSGANTSVVVTTQAAEKIYRALDDTLAQIKVHLRVEEKARLCWLPQETILFDCSACMRRLEVDMAEDAELLLCETTVLGRQVMGEKITRAVFRDNWVVRRNNQIIHAEALHLGPDVEKEMIAAALLNGCGAMASVLLVASDCERFLSRAREIIGPGGGISSWEGKLLARLFDRDGYSLRKRLVALIQLLNGVGGTPEIWSI
- a CDS encoding Hypothetical protein (bhsal04950); translation: MSFIKICSVAAIVLAGSISFAAAREATEAEMKMLGEAVQVYKTATEKGDVDGVLAKAMSARMFTETAAFSKTFGEEATVEDLRAQTRDVLVQMSKHIVISDVDIVLEKAQARELDDGTPYFIMPYAYTVKSGTQKKRISQDMIAVLDDGQWYLITVSNPRQKAVLGKAYPGLDKLGIKKPLVTPAD